The genomic stretch gaaattatacaATTTAAAGTTTAGGACTTGAGTACAGCATTTACTTTAACATTTTGTGATTGTTAGTGCAACCCACTTCTTGACAGTGTAGTTTAGCCATAGCAGAAAATTCATGTATGTGTAATAAGGATGATACACATTTCAGCTCAGTCTTTGGCAGATTGAACAAATTCTCCCAGTAACCACAGCTTGGTTGCTTGTCATTTATTCTTAACAAATACAGACTGTCATTTCTTCATAGACCTAATAGCATTTAAAATAACatgcattaaaacattttaaaacagattacCAGAACTAATCTCTCTATAAATTAGTGTAAGCTCATCCTTCCCAACCTGTTCTCTCTagatatgttgtgtgtgtgtgtataagctaaattggtgtgtgtgtgtgtgtgtgtgtgtataagctaAATAAGCTACCTTTATGGTTTCAATAGTTTTAGAACCTTTCAAAAACCATATTGCTTAGGCCCAAAATAGACAACATGTTATGAAACTGAGGAATAGAGGTTTTGTGCAAGTGCTTTAAATTGAAATCAAACTTTTTTCCTGTGTGCTGCTTTCCCAGTCTAAATCTGCTTGCTTGGTTTTTGCCCCATTTACAGACAGCAATGTCTGAAAGCTTTAGTCTTGTACAAACATAATTGTGGATATACTCTACACTACAGAAAGAGCTGCAAGCTGCTGTACTTTGTGCCCCGTCAGCACATGTATTGTAGTTATAGCCATCTTGAGAaataggaaagaaatgaaaacagaaactaTATATACTCTATATACCGGTACTTATGTAGGTCAAAAATTGATCCCGAAAACCTAAGTGGatttatccaagggtcaatgttaagtactgtaccttaactcttctttaaaataaggaacctcccctggtgaaaagcaagagtataatctaacCTGGAGTACCGACCCCCTTCTATTCACTTATCCAttcagccttaagagtaagcacaaagagttatgtttgctggaattttgtaagttcgttgacattgttttgctttgcttcatcctttaggtccttAGCtatatgcccctatgttttaccctcgacttatccacaggtcatagcaaaatccataattttggccccaaaacatgcccttgacttataaatgAGATCATCTtgtagtcaaatatatacagtattcgtGATAAAAGTAAAGtatggcctcatacagacaggccaaaataaagctgcttcgggtcactctggaggtatgctgtttaaatgttgcatgtgttctaagactccggaagctgcaccaaagccatgatccagtcctaaggactggagcacagctttgacacagcttctggactcttaggacgcatgtactGTATTAtctaaacagcatatctccagagtgacctgaagcagctttattttggcctgtctgtatcaggcctatgttATTTGGACATAAAACAGTTTCATAGAGTCACCATCTTAGGAACTATGCTTTACATTTGTGTataatagccagtgtggtgtagtgatttgagtattgttGGACTATGTTTATGGAAACcggggttcaaatctctgctcagccatggaaaccactcggtgcccttgggcatgtcatattcCCTCATCCTCAGAGGCAAacgctctctgaacaaatattgccacgAACttaaccaaccaaacaaaaaaccctgtgataggtttgccttagggtcaccatgagtcagaaatacttgaaagcacacgacaacaacaaaaaactatgaaagaaaaatgaaaatatggaaCTCCTCTATAGCATATTACCATCATAAGCAATGAAGGCCCCTTTGTATGCTGTTCTCTTTGAAGATGGTATTAAATACAAAAGATAACTTGGATTTGAGTGTTGTGTAAATCTACAATATGCACAAGTATAGGATGTGAAACCCATTTCAATTCAAGCGAGTGATCTAAAAGGTGAGAGAGGAGTTTGGTTGAAAATTAACTTTGAAATGGAATTGGTATCAGTCATTATGCACCTTTTAAAATCCTGAGTTAATCCTATACTTATGTTAATGGAGGATAATGATTTATTGGCAGCATTTGGCAGGTGAGGCAAGGGAACAGCATCACCTAATAAATCTCTGACCGCCAGGCAGATCTGTGAATGTTCTCATAGTACCTTTCTTTCCTTTACCTTTTAAAGTGCAGATGAATGAATAAAAACTTGCATATGTTGCATTTTGCAGTGTAGTGCTGTGAAAccaattataaaaacattcaAGAGAAAAATTGGTACTAAGGTTGTTCTGAGGTAAATATTCTAACTGAACTGAGATGTCCAAGTCAGGAGCAACAGTTGGTAGTTGTAGTTCTTCTTTCAGAGTAGTAactgcaaaataaatgcaaaatgatCCCTAGCTTCACATAGGATAGAGGCAGCCTGGCTCTCAAAGGaagttgtattttgctgcatgaccaaTGCAGCTATCTCTGAATATGTTTCCAGCAATGTAAGAAGTGTCTTTTGGAAACTCTGAATGTGAGGCCTTCATACTTCCAGTGCCGATACACAACTGGCATCCTATCTCCACCTTGTAGGGTGTTTCCAGATGTTGATTCCAGATGTTGATTCCAGTGAGTTTCAGTGAATCTTGAACACAGCAAAACTTTTTTCTTGTCTTGCAAATGAAAACTGGTCTAGAATGCAATCCTGTACAGACCTACCAGAGACtaccactgaactcagtggggcaTGTTTCTGAGTAGACGTGTGAGACTGCATAATTAGGGTGGCAAATGAGTGGCAGGAGGGAGAGTGAGTTTAGACTAGGAAAACAACACAACTAGAAAGAATAAGACCCCAATTCCAAATTTAAAATCAGAGCACCTCACTCCATACAAACTACTGAATTACTGTAAAGTAAAATTGAAATATTATGAAATACAGTCAGATACTTTGTGTCTTCTGCAGCTTTacaggtgcatttacactgtagaaataatgcagtttgacacctttttaattgccatgattcagTCTTAGagtatcctggaatttgtagttttgtgaggcaccagcattctttggcaaagaaactacaaattgcaggtgGCTTAAAACTATCTGCTGCCCAAGGCAGGGGCCAATGTGGCACCCTGCTTCATTCTATGTACAGTCGGCCcgtcttatacacggattttttatacatggattcaagcatccacggttcaaaaaaagtataaatttcaaatatcaaactttgattttccattttttataagggacaccattttgctatgtcattatatttaatgggacttgagcatacatggattttgttatccacggaggatcttggaaccaaacctcagcgtataacaagagtccactgtatttgtttcttATTTCAACATTGCCAAAGGGATCAAGATCCTTCCCCACAATTGAAGATAGCAGGATAGTTTACGAAGAGCAGGCCAGAtggtgtgacacacacacagagagattctgTCGTGCCAGAGAAGCAAAAGCAGGGGGATTGAGTAAGAATTGCCTGACAGAGGGTTACCACTGGTGCCACCATAGTATGCCTACATCACTTTCCTTCATGGTAGAGTTGTTCATGTCCCAAGGATAATCAGTAATGGAAGTTACAAGGTATATTCAACTTTAATATTATTAAAGTAATGTTAAACTGTGTGTTGCAGATCTGTTAATCATAGCAGAACTGTGCTGCTGACTTACAAAATATCTGAATATCAAAGGAAAGGCAGCGAGATTCTACCTGCCTAGCAAATGCAAGTTAATCCTGCAAAGCTCAGGTTACCAGGACAGAACAAAACATCCTTTTGTGTCAGTGAAGCGTATCTAGAGACTTTTTGTTCGCGGTGTTTTGTTATCTGACTTGTATTGCAGATGACTTTCCCACATTGCATTTCACTGTATACCCTAAAAATGGGCCCTCGGGTTTCTTGTGTGTAAACAATTAGCTGTGTGTGAGTAGACTGGTAAAATAATTGGAGGGTCAATAATACATGAATTTTTGGCAGTCAGCCTAGGATGGAGTTTGGTAAACAAACTATCCATAAACACACACCAAGCTACTTTGCCCAATATGGACACTGTACTCTATTTTTTAGCAGTGAAAGGggcttttttgctttatttgatgAGTGACAGGTTACTTCTCTCTGAgccaaaacaaatattttgtgtAAGCTTTAAAGATGATTTATGAGACGTACCATGTCAGAAGCATTGCATCTTTATTACTTATATGGCACCTGCTATAGTACTGTGGTGCACCACATTGGCATTCAAAATCAGATGTGGGTGGTTcacattagaaaagtcaataccTCTTAAATTCAATATTAATAGATCCTGGACCTTGGTTCTggtggaggattctgagagctaaAAAGTCCCAAAACGTAACTTTGCCAAGATCCTGCATGGACTATATGGCATGGATGGTTTGGTTAGCAAGCTTGTAAGGTTGTTGATGCTGAGAGAGAATGATCTGTCTATTTTTTTTACTGTGGTAAAACtgcttttttgttgcttttgttagAGATGCCAAATCAGAGAAGTGAAAACTTTAAAGATACAGGTAGCCTACCATacccacggattctttatccatgcattcatggatagcttgaaaatattcccaatatatatataaattccaaaaagcaaaccaggATTTTGTACATTTGAtatataacagacaccattttactatgccattgtatttaatgggacttgagtgcccacagattttggtatccatgcgtggagtgagggtcctggaaccaaaccccagcagatatcaagagcccactgtagtacCCTTCTGTCCTTAAGAAGGGAGATCTCTTGGAGTTGAGACCCAAGTACTGACTCCTTGCTTTTCTGGTTTGGATTGACAAGAGCTGAAGAAACAGTGTAGAACTGGCAATTCTGTGCATGCATGGTGCCAtttttgaaagcacataatacTTCAGATTTTGCCATTTAGTGAATTTCCCCATATTCATTGGgttaccttttttcttttggaatagGGGTTTCCCCCACTAATATTTAGTGTGTCAACTAAAATAAGTTATGAATATGAACAGTGAGAGGAAAGGGCTTTAGTTATTAAACCCTTTAAACAATTAGGGAGACATTaaacttctggggggggggaggaataattTTGGTATTTCAGGATAGGTGCTGCTGTGTCTGTTAAACTTCAAGAAGAAATATCTCAGTAGACCATGTTTTGGGAATTAGTGCCATTATACAGATTAGCAGTGGTCTGTTTTTGTTTCATTAGTGGGTTTTTTTGCCTAGCAAACAAACTTTGTGCATGGCCATTCATAGTTGGTGGAGCTATTTGATAGTGgcaatgacaaaataaaaaaggTATGTTTTGCTAGGAAATAATTGTGAAAGCAGCTCTTCTCCTTACACTAACTAACTGAAATAGTATACTCTTCATGGTTGTTTTTGTGAATTCTCCTGTTCCATAGAAAGCAAGCTGACACTGATTTATATACCTGCTGGTAGTAGCTTAGCAACATCCTTGAAGTCATTGTTCTTGGGAAAGTCTCTAAGCACATTCTGTGATACATAACCATTGCTAGTTGTAAAACAGAGGTCAAGAActgtttaacaacttcttcaaaAGGGAATGTTGCTTATATTGTTGATTTATGAGAAATAATCTTGAAGAAACCCTACCTTCCCTCCTCTGGCAGCTGTAATGTGagataatttttttgttgttgtatgtaacATTTAATTTCAAGCTGAATTGCTTTGCATTGCTCATTGTTTATGTGCTGTGTCTGTGTGGTGTTGTGAATCTATCAGAGTCAGACCAAGAGACTTGGTATCTCATGCAAAAAATCTAGATGACACTACCAATTTCTTCcaacaaaaagaaacatttttcctATCCTGTAGTCTGGAAAACACTGTTTGGGGTGGATCACCCACCCTGGCAACCCCCAACTGCTGTTTTACCCGTGTTTTTGTTAATCTTGGGGGCATGGTAATCCTTTcaaaaattggaaggttaacatCTCTCCTGCCCCATCACAGTCCCAAATAATATAACTGTGCCAGAAGTAATAGTGCAATAGAATGGTGGCCTTCCCATGCAAATGAGGGAAAAGTAACATCTGCTAAttgactgatttaaaaaaaaggaacaataatttttttataaGTATTTATATAAAGCGATGGGGGAAAAACAGATGAAAGGTTGCTAATTACTAACCTCCAAGGAAGTGATGCTTCACTTTCCACTTCTGAGCCTGTTTTCTCTGCTTTAGGCTCCTGACTGAAGGAACACAAGTTTCTTCCATTATCTAAAGGGCCAGCTGAGGACTTTGGGTCACTTCAGCTCACTATTCTCTGTTGCCAGCTTTCCCTGGCAGTACAGTGGCCATGTGCAGCTTTGCCTGTCTGAGGAAGAGGCTAGAGGTCATTTCAGCCCCTCGGTATTTTGAGACAAAAAGAATGGGAACTGTTCTTGAGGCAGGGACTCTGTCCTACCCACTTCATATGGCACCCTAAACATATCTGCATGTAGTTCCCTCACTTTTACCATTCCCAATATTTTTAAGTGAAAGGATTAATTATTCATTAATGGCAATTATATATCATTTCTCGATCCTCCAGAGCCCCATTACAGCTACTTCCTACACTAGTAAAGTCATGTGGGAAATAGCAAGATATAATACTGTAATGtatggaatcatcatcatcatcatggtatTTTGCTTCTGAGTCTTAACAACCCCAACTGTCAGGTCTAAaaattatttctctttaaaattacTTATGTAGATTTTAATTTAAAGAAGCAAAACATTTCCTTGTTTTTCAGCAAGTAGTATTTAACTGTttactgtggtgtgtgtgtgtgtgtgtgtgtgtgttgtttttttaaaggtaactgttgaagtggttttatttttaaatttcattagcaCCTTTGTCTGGGCACTTCTCTTCAGCTAACTTTAACGAAGCCAAACTTTTGAAATGTCAACTGGAAACTTTTCAGACTCAGACGgtgctaattttatttttactttcttcttcttcttgtattCCATTCAGGTGATGTCTCTCCAGTGCATATGAATCCCATTTTACAATCCCAGTTTGTGCCTTTGGCAGAAGTCTTGTGCTGTGCTATATCTGATATGAATGCCGCTCATATTACTGTTACACAGGAAACCTTACTGGATCAATTGGGGAAACACTACCCAGGTAATCTGTTAAATCACGGCTTGCAGATATTTAATATAAACATTCGACTCAGAGGGTTTCCAGCTGGCAGAGTGGAAGAATGCAAACTATCTGGGAACTAGGAAGCACTTTGAATTTCCTTTGTAAGTCAGTGTATGAAAAACAAACCATGGAACCTAATTGTTCTCACTTACACTGCACTGCAAATAGGAATTTCTAGCAGCTTTCAAACTTCAGTATCAAATTTCATGAAGGAAAATGACTTTAACAATCATAGCATAAGGGTGATAATGTGGAAACACTGTGGGTGGGAGCACTAGTGTTGTAGTGAGGGTAAAATCTGTACTCTTCCACTCCTAACTTGAAAGGCCTCACCCTCAGTGACAGCAGCATTTGCCCCCTCCATCTACCTCAGGAAGGCAGTATGTGAAGGTGCACAGTTTCTCCCAGCTAGGGATCTGttgtctccccccacccctcatGCCCCACTCATGATACTGTCAGGGACTATGCTAATTTACAAATAAATAGGCTCTTCTCTTACAAATAATCCCCTTCACAAAGCCGATGGATCTGTTATGAGAGTGGCAAAGAAAGTGGCTTTTTGTGTAGTCTGGTCAGGTGAAAAGGAGTAGTGGGAAGTGGTCCTTAGATGAAAACAACGGACAGTGATCTTTGCAACATTTTGAAACTAAATCTCGGTAGAACAAACCTTTCCCTTCTGGTCTGTGACTGATTTTCTCTTCCTTGCTGTCTAGAATAATATTTTATTCTGGTCAGAATTCCTAGTAGGattggagagaaagagaatgcaaaggctaaatagaaaaaaagcaaaattccCTTAAGTACACTGTGTGGGGCTCTGTTAACATAATCCTTTCTCATTATTCTCATGCATCTGTGAGAGGCTCCTATTGTGCCTCAAGGACCACAACTTTCCATATTGGCCTGCCTGAGCTCTCAGTTCTTTGAGCAATGTACTTCTCTCAATTCCACCACTCGGAATCATAAAGCTGAAAGGAGTgtcatgggccattgagtccaaacTTCTGCTCAATGTAGAATCTCCAGATAGAGCATCATCAGCAGGTAgctctccagcctctttttgaagacatccaaacAAGAGgatcccaccacctctctagggaaTTTATTCCATTGCCAAttgattcaaaccctgctctcttggggttctagtccaatattcaaactactgtaccatgctggatctcaaatTCATATGAGGTGGAGGGTCAGATCTCCCCACCAAACAGTTGCCCAAGCATGCATTACATGCTGGAAAcactacttttttggactatgattccatgctggctcagggattaaaacaggtgttagtccataaataaataaataaacaccacTCCTAACTGCACTCAAGACTTTTTattgaaaaatacatttcataGCAGGCACAAAGTCCGTGATATATATCCACAACCATCCTCCCGCAATGTGTCACCATGCCACAGCTGtcttttacattgtttttcttcttgtttctggTTCCATGCACTTTTTGTTTTGGCAGCAAGTACAGGCAAACAGCAAATTCTGTACTACATTTTGCTACTGAAGTGAAAATTATTCCCCATACTTTGACCAAGCTTTTGCTAATTTACAAGGAATGATGGGAGAAGTGATTTTGAATAGCTTCTTAACCCTGACAATGGTATAGTCATTTATTGGGAAGGGATAATATCATATATCATTTGGGAGGCCCTACATTGCCTGATAAGTCTCTTCAACCTTAAGTCTTGCAGCCTTCTTATAAGAATTGCTGAGACAGCAAGGTGTTCCACAAGCACTGCTTTCATGTGTATTTGCTGCCCCCTATTGTCCACATGACAgtaagagaaccagcatggtatactggtttgagagtTGCACTAGGATTCTAGGAGAGCAGAATATGAATcccagcccagccatggaaactcacaggggcctgttacagacagccaaaataaagctgcttcgagtcacagtggagatatggtgtttcaatgatgcatgcgtcctaagagtccagaagctacaccaaagccatgctccagtccttagggctggagtgtagctttggtgtgacttctggactcttaggacgcatgcatcattgaaacaccatcactgtgactcgaagcagctttattttggctgtctgtaacaggcctgggtGACCAAGTAGCCAAGTCGCCCTCTCTGTCCATCTCAGAAGAACACAATGGCAAACTCGCTTTGAATAAGTCTCGCCAAGAAAATTCCGTGATAGAACTGTCGaaagttggaatcaacttgaagttACATAACAACAACTGTCTGAATAGGAAAAATTATTCTGCAGTTAGCATTAACGTGACACAAGGCTTTTCCCTCTAAAAATTAAGTCTGTATATAACGTCCAGTGCCTGGGGGCTGCTTTACTCTCCCTGTGCTGCTAAAATTCCCCCTCCCAAATTGCCAGCAAATTGTTTTCAAATGCCCCCATAGCCAGTTTCACATAGTAAAGCCTTTGGGGCTGTGATTGTCCATTTTGTACCATTTTAAGCTCCACTCTGAATAGGATAATAAAATCCTAAAAGCAGTCActttcttaaaacaacaacaacaacaacaacccaaagccTCCACCAGCCAAAAACAGGTCTGGAGGTAAAACATGGGCAAAGGCTAATAGGATGCtgctggcttttttaaaaatacagtatatttgaaGAGCAGCCCATAAAAACAGCCTGGAGGGGAATCCTGCTTGCAGTCCATATTTTTCCCTTCACAGACAAATGTGTTCTTTCCCAGGATACTCCATTTTGTCTATCTCTGTTTTCCACCACCACTACCCCCTCAAAAAGAGATCACAATTTACCATCATTGAATATGTTCAGTTCCAATTGAGATGTTTTGGGAACCTCATTAATTttttaagattattattttttaatttcttcaaacTTTAGTGTTGTTCTAAGCGTGCTGCTGGTTCCTTGTGTATGATGGTGCAATTTATTCATATAAAGATTAATAGTTTTTCACTATTTCTAAACAGAAAACTACCTTGAGCATTCGCATACTTGTTAAAAAGTGGCCTTGTCATAAAACAGTTGCTGAAGGCCATCAGTTCTGGAGGAGGtgctttttttcctgcttccaACACTGTGGCCAAAGTCCCATTCGTCATtgtaattaaaaatgtaaatttttcATAAATGTTGAAACTATTACAGGAAACCTCTCTCCCCACTCTTTTGGGGCGATACTATTAAATCCCCCCATGGCCATATTAGAACTCTTTATAGACTGAAAGACTTAATTACTTCAAGAATATAAAACATATTATGTAGTAGTTGTTAAAGAGATAATGGTGTTAATTTGTTTCAGGATAAAAAGGAAAGGGTGAGGAGAGAAGGAATCTAGCAGtccctttaagactaactggtttattttagtGTAAGTGTTCATGGATTTCAGTTCTCAGATACTGTGATGTAGTCACTGTTAAAACCACTGTGGTTTCCATCACTGCCTTTGAGAAACAAGTGggctaaaatccacaaaagctaTTGTTAAAATAAATCACTTAGTTTTAAAGGTACTGTTAaattcctcctcccctttccctgtcTTTTCAAGCTAAAATGAGTTTTGCAAGCCTTggttggcataaaattatcatgttgGTTACTGTGTATTAAAAGTACAATTTATTTGAAGAATAGCTACAAACTGATTtcactttttacttttttgttaaaaatagaGCTATAGGTTACTGAACTATAAGGttctttggttttgccagtttatgaggaaaataaaattttaaaaagggggggaaatcaacatTAGTAAATCAAATTTATTTTGTCACTAATCATCCATAGTGTCAAGCAGACAAAAAGAACTCATTTGCATAAAAAGAACTAAGACCAGGAAGCAACAACTAGGAATTAGCAATGATCTGTTACTATATATGTGTGTTCATTgtcagtcttccatccaagtactaacctgggctgacccctgtttagcttccaagatcagctgggatctggtgtctttaggacagtggttcccagatgttttggacctcaaacTCCAGGAgactcagccagcttggccaactgtcaggaattcagAGAGCTGAAGTGAAAATCATCTGGAAAACCAACGTTTATGAATCACTGCTTTAGGATAGTTAAGCCCTATTGAATACAACATAGAAGTTGACACTAGGGAAATGGCAGAGAAGCACTTATGGAAGGGGCCAATTAACACCTTTCAGCAATGTGAGAAGGTGCAAACCAGAGAAATGGGAAAGATTATAGAGAGAAACTTGATCCTGAGTTTTGAGTCTCCACAAGGCAAGGATTCTGATATATTTTGCATGTTTAatataatgcagaaataaatcaTAACATAATCTAATCTTTTCTGTGCTAGGAATTGCAGCTCCCACCCGTGACATTCTATACAGTATGCTTGGAATGCTAATTAAAGAAAGGAAGATATATCACACTGGGGAAGGATATTTCATAGTGACCCCAAATACATATTTCATTTCTCACGATACTATGAAGAGCAACAAGAGGCTCTTGCTGGAAGACGATTGCCCTCCGGAACCTTCTGTTACATACCTTGTTAGCATGGAGGCTAGAGAGCCTGTCCAAGATCATTTGCCTGTTACATCTCACTGCAGATCCTGTCATTGTTTCCCTGAGCACACCGCCAGGAATGAACAGAGGCCTCAGCAGCTAATGAGCCATGAACCTAAGGAAAGAATCCAGAAAGGGTCTTGTGAATCCAGAGTTACAGTTCAAAATCCAGCCTCTGATACACTGGCCGGCAACCAATCTTGTGCAGCTGTTTGTTCTGTAAAttcaatgaaagaaaaagagaaggtgaAAAAGTTTGGTCTTAGTCTTTTCTGGCGTAGCACCTCTAAGAAAGAAAAGTCTAAAAAAACGCATTCTTCATTTTCTGCCCAGTTTCCTCCCAAAGAATGGCCAGTCAGAGATGAAGATAATTTGGATAACATCCCACGTGATGTTGAACATGAAATTATTAAGCGCATTAACCCTGTGTTGACAGTGGACAACTTAACTAAACACACAATGCTGATGCAGAAAGTAGAGGAGCAGAAGAAATATATCAGTAAAGGAACCTCTACAGAagtgttgacgaagaagcagaaacATCCTTCCAAAGGATGCACCCAGAAAAAACAAAGTAAAGCTGCAAAGCATCACAGGAAAATCCAAtccaacaaagaaaaacaaattagcaTGACACAGAGAGACTTTAAAACTGATGAAGTAACACCAGCAAAAGGCCAAGTGGATAACACTGGTGAATATCCATGGTCCTGTATTACAATTGAATCTGGCAATAAACACTTGTCTGGAGATGCAACAGAAGTTGACTCTGACTTCATAtacaaaaaagaaattaataatcCATTTCAGGATATTCCTTATAGGAGGAATAAGTCAACAAAAGAACACAGAAAGCACAAAAATCGTGATGTAAAGTCCAAAGTTTCTAGATCAGAGAGGAGTTTTCAAAGAATTACACATTCCTCAAGAATTAGGGACTGTAAAATCAAACAGTCACTCACAGTCACATGTGATGTTGGCGATGACAAGAAGCAACAACTGCATTGCATACAATGCCGGGGTTTAGAAAGAGATGGCAAACACGGATGCTTGAGGAAGAGTGCAGCTTGTAAACACAATTTTCATGGAGGGATGAACCCTAAAAATATGGCAGAGATCCAGGTAGCTCCTCACACTTATGTTGCTCTCACAAATGAAGGAGCAGAGAAAACATATGCAGGGAATTCCAGTCGAACTCCCCTGTGTGATCAAGCAGGCGCATATGGCTTAATGGGTCAAAAAGCAGGTCATttacaaaatgtttgttttcccATTGATATAGATGATGTACACCTGTTGAAACCacctgaaaatatttttgctcACAGACAAAGTAATGATTTAAAGAATTCACTTAAATCTGCTAACACTAGCAAATGGCTTGAGTCTATTAACCTACAATATGTAGAGGCTCCATGTCAAAAAgtaggtggtgatgatgatgcctgTGCTTCtttgtatgatgatgatgaacagcAGCAACATAGGGAGTCATCCATGTTACAGTCCAGCCAACGCCCATACAGTTCTTCAGATAAAGGAAAGTGGACTAATGTAAAAGAAGAACTGGGTATTGAAGAGTACAGAACTAGGATGGACCAGGTTGATATATGTAAGAATGATGAAAATGAATTTCTTAATCTTTCTAGATCAAAGGATAGCTTAAAGGAATATCAGAATATAAGCCTTGAAGGAGGAAATTGTGTTTGCCAACAAATACCTCTGTTTGCCTACAAAGCGAATGAAGAGAGGAATGATGTTTATGATCACAGGCCGACGTCCAATAGTGTTGAACCCTGTGTGTTTGACTTCTATGATGTGCATGAAGCAGAGACCAGAATTTGGCAGAAGTCCCTCAATGAAATAGGTGGAAAA from Sceloporus undulatus isolate JIND9_A2432 ecotype Alabama chromosome 3, SceUnd_v1.1, whole genome shotgun sequence encodes the following:
- the STOX1 gene encoding storkhead-box protein 1 isoform X1; translated protein: MAVPEAPPGRPRRRRRRCSVELAPGSLALVLRRLKEEGGGGGGEEGGEQEEEGERVLGAFLRANAACRPRGWEGAGQVRLQGWLRGGVLLLQGNPDALTALRGAWLRRALRAPPGFRISALGDVSPVHMNPILQSQFVPLAEVLCCAISDMNAAHITVTQETLLDQLGKHYPGIAAPTRDILYSMLGMLIKERKIYHTGEGYFIVTPNTYFISHDTMKSNKRLLLEDDCPPEPSVTYLVSMEAREPVQDHLPVTSHCRSCHCFPEHTARNEQRPQQLMSHEPKERIQKGSCESRVTVQNPASDTLAGNQSCAAVCSVNSMKEKEKVKKFGLSLFWRSTSKKEKSKKTHSSFSAQFPPKEWPVRDEDNLDNIPRDVEHEIIKRINPVLTVDNLTKHTMLMQKVEEQKKYISKGTSTEVLTKKQKHPSKGCTQKKQSKAAKHHRKIQSNKEKQISMTQRDFKTDEVTPAKGQVDNTGEYPWSCITIESGNKHLSGDATEVDSDFIYKKEINNPFQDIPYRRNKSTKEHRKHKNRDVKSKVSRSERSFQRITHSSRIRDCKIKQSLTVTCDVGDDKKQQLHCIQCRGLERDGKHGCLRKSAACKHNFHGGMNPKNMAEIQVAPHTYVALTNEGAEKTYAGNSSRTPLCDQAGAYGLMGQKAGHLQNVCFPIDIDDVHLLKPPENIFAHRQSNDLKNSLKSANTSKWLESINLQYVEAPCQKVGGDDDACASLYDDDEQQQHRESSMLQSSQRPYSSSDKGKWTNVKEELGIEEYRTRMDQVDICKNDENEFLNLSRSKDSLKEYQNISLEGGNCVCQQIPLFAYKANEERNDVYDHRPTSNSVEPCVFDFYDVHEAETRIWQKSLNEIGGKLASLTLPPKGWEIKSNSGGKEHSFDDTNDNVVLDQKVQHERNHLEGTGNHSITGDSGIDSPRTQSMASASSAILDGLKKRRSFLMNIEGIEKTIQNGKTLTCSSLLQLTPVMNV
- the STOX1 gene encoding storkhead-box protein 1 isoform X2, whose translation is MNPILQSQFVPLAEVLCCAISDMNAAHITVTQETLLDQLGKHYPGIAAPTRDILYSMLGMLIKERKIYHTGEGYFIVTPNTYFISHDTMKSNKRLLLEDDCPPEPSVTYLVSMEAREPVQDHLPVTSHCRSCHCFPEHTARNEQRPQQLMSHEPKERIQKGSCESRVTVQNPASDTLAGNQSCAAVCSVNSMKEKEKVKKFGLSLFWRSTSKKEKSKKTHSSFSAQFPPKEWPVRDEDNLDNIPRDVEHEIIKRINPVLTVDNLTKHTMLMQKVEEQKKYISKGTSTEVLTKKQKHPSKGCTQKKQSKAAKHHRKIQSNKEKQISMTQRDFKTDEVTPAKGQVDNTGEYPWSCITIESGNKHLSGDATEVDSDFIYKKEINNPFQDIPYRRNKSTKEHRKHKNRDVKSKVSRSERSFQRITHSSRIRDCKIKQSLTVTCDVGDDKKQQLHCIQCRGLERDGKHGCLRKSAACKHNFHGGMNPKNMAEIQVAPHTYVALTNEGAEKTYAGNSSRTPLCDQAGAYGLMGQKAGHLQNVCFPIDIDDVHLLKPPENIFAHRQSNDLKNSLKSANTSKWLESINLQYVEAPCQKVGGDDDACASLYDDDEQQQHRESSMLQSSQRPYSSSDKGKWTNVKEELGIEEYRTRMDQVDICKNDENEFLNLSRSKDSLKEYQNISLEGGNCVCQQIPLFAYKANEERNDVYDHRPTSNSVEPCVFDFYDVHEAETRIWQKSLNEIGGKLASLTLPPKGWEIKSNSGGKEHSFDDTNDNVVLDQKVQHERNHLEGTGNHSITGDSGIDSPRTQSMASASSAILDGLKKRRSFLMNIEGIEKTIQNGKTLTCSSLLQLTPVMNV